In Sphingobium sp. Cam5-1, the following proteins share a genomic window:
- a CDS encoding helix-turn-helix transcriptional regulator, with product MLTSVFVSASAIMVIRPSSEHDLGFLVCSDRAADATIRKYQESWYDLDPLRVLPADKVIIGSEIMADEEWQQCVFYKDFFIYTTAIGVDRILAVNIVTSSGTFSRLRIHRGPDQPPFSAEDKAKLSFLVPHLKQGLHLAALIGRKEVERQLFEETLDRLHIGTIILDETQHILRTNEAARDLMAAKDGLRNVNGMIEGCYASDSRNIRDLLARTANDPDMMLTQSLSRPDTDRKLGIVVRSIPLIASSEGKVRPAWALFLRDPDARSGSMIDAIQQMFDFTRAEATLAAELANGLTLDEAADAMGIKRNTARAHLRSVFVKAGVTRQTELVRILLNGVIGLS from the coding sequence ACATCAGTATTTGTCAGTGCTAGCGCGATCATGGTGATCCGTCCTTCATCAGAGCATGATCTGGGCTTTCTCGTATGCAGCGACCGCGCGGCTGATGCAACCATTCGAAAGTATCAGGAAAGTTGGTATGATCTCGACCCGCTGCGCGTACTTCCCGCAGACAAGGTCATTATCGGCAGCGAGATCATGGCCGATGAAGAATGGCAGCAATGCGTCTTTTACAAAGATTTTTTCATCTATACTACAGCTATCGGGGTGGACCGTATCCTTGCGGTCAATATCGTAACTTCGTCCGGTACTTTTTCGCGACTGCGGATTCATCGTGGTCCGGATCAACCGCCTTTTTCCGCGGAGGACAAGGCGAAGCTTTCCTTCCTCGTCCCGCATCTGAAGCAAGGGCTGCACCTCGCGGCCTTGATCGGCAGGAAGGAGGTCGAACGACAGCTGTTTGAAGAAACGCTCGATCGCCTGCACATCGGGACCATCATTCTGGACGAGACACAGCATATCCTGCGCACGAATGAGGCGGCGCGCGATCTGATGGCGGCGAAGGACGGTCTTCGCAACGTGAACGGCATGATCGAAGGTTGCTACGCGTCGGACTCGCGCAACATTCGAGATCTTCTCGCGCGAACGGCGAATGACCCGGACATGATGCTGACCCAGTCACTCAGTCGGCCGGACACCGACCGGAAATTGGGTATCGTCGTTCGCAGCATTCCCCTGATCGCCAGTTCGGAGGGTAAGGTCCGTCCCGCCTGGGCGTTGTTTCTTCGCGATCCTGATGCGCGAAGCGGGTCGATGATCGATGCGATACAGCAGATGTTCGATTTCACGCGAGCCGAGGCGACATTGGCTGCGGAGCTGGCAAATGGATTGACGCTGGACGAAGCGGCGGACGCAATGGGCATCAAACGCAACACGGCCCGCGCGCACCTGCGTTCCGTTTTCGTGAAGGCCGGGGTGACCCGACAGACCGAGCTTGTCCGCATTCTGCTTAACGGTGTTATCGGCCTGTCTTGA